Below is a genomic region from Pseudomonas sp. JQ170C.
TCGCATCGAGCTTGCCGCGTTCGGCGATGCGGGCGATGTTGCGGTAGTACTCGACATCCAGGTAGGCGTCGGCGGCCACCTCGGCCTTGCGCCACGCCCCGGCGTGGGCGCCGAAGCCGAGGATGTTCATACCGATGCTCATCTGTGCGGTGGACTGGCTCATGGCAACTCCAATGTGAGGGGGTTCAGACGGCACTGGCTTCATCCCGTGCACCGCTGTCCTGTTGCGCGGCATGCAAGGCACGCCAGGCAGCGCCGGGGCTGATGCCGTTGAGGTAGTAGTTGCCCAGCGCCTGCTCGCGGTAGATGGCCGGGTTGTGCGAAGCCAGGGTGCGGGCGTTGCGCCAGTGGCGGTCCAGGCGCCGGGCCTGGCTGGTGGCCGAGGCGCCGCCCACCTCGAACAGCAAGGTGGTGGCTTCGAGTACCTGCTCCAGCACGATTTGCTGGGCCTGGAAGGTGCGGATGTCGGCCTCGACGTAGTGGGCTTCGGTGACCGCGCCGCCCTGCTCGGCCTCGTGCACCTGCTGCAGCACCTGGGCCACGTCCAGCACCAGGGCTTGCGCGGCATAGGCCAGGCTCGACAGGCGACCGATCACCCGTTGCACCAGCGGATCCTCCTTGGGGCTCGACTGCCCGGGAACGCCGAAGGCGCGGGTGCGGCCCTGCACGAACGCGCTGGCGTCGCGCTGCACGGCGCGGGCGATCCCCGCCAGGGTGGCCAGGTGGAACAGCTGGTAGTAGGCCGACAGGTACGATTCGGCGCGCAGTTCGCCCGGCTTGAAGCGGCGCAGCACCTGCTCCGGCGCCACGGCCACCCGGTTGAAGCGGGTGGTGCCGCTGCCACTCAGGCGCTGGCCGAAACCATCCCAGTCGTCCTCCAGGCGCACGCCGGGGGCCGAGGTCGAGACCACCACGCTGACGAAGTCCTTGTCGTCCACCGCCACCGCTGCCAGCCAGTCGGCGTAGATCGCGCCGGTGCAGTAGTACTTTTCGCCGTCCAGCAACCAGCCGGCTTCAGGTGCCTCGGGGTCGGCCGGGCTGAGCAGCACCGAGTTGCCGGTGGTGTCGGTGCGCTCGGCCATGGCCGCGCCCCACAGCTGCCCCGCCGCCACCTTGGCCAGCCAGTACTGGCGGGACTCGGCATCGTCGCTGGAGAGCCGGC
It encodes:
- a CDS encoding acyl-CoA dehydrogenase family protein, producing the protein MTAHQPHTPQAASSAGLDYPHLLARYAPVFARIAQGAVEREQQRELAHEPVTWLREAGFGALRVPLAQGGSQVSLPVLFRLLIDLAEADSNLPQIFRAHFGFVEGRLSSDDAESRQYWLAKVAAGQLWGAAMAERTDTTGNSVLLSPADPEAPEAGWLLDGEKYYCTGAIYADWLAAVAVDDKDFVSVVVSTSAPGVRLEDDWDGFGQRLSGSGTTRFNRVAVAPEQVLRRFKPGELRAESYLSAYYQLFHLATLAGIARAVQRDASAFVQGRTRAFGVPGQSSPKEDPLVQRVIGRLSSLAYAAQALVLDVAQVLQQVHEAEQGGAVTEAHYVEADIRTFQAQQIVLEQVLEATTLLFEVGGASATSQARRLDRHWRNARTLASHNPAIYREQALGNYYLNGISPGAAWRALHAAQQDSGARDEASAV